TCCGTTGCGAATGACTCTTGACTTGGGATCCAACTGTGCCATTGTTTGCCGATCGCGCTCAAATCAAATTCAATGCCATAGCTGAATTTCATGACTGGCGCGGGAATTGCGGCGACAAATAAGTCGTCTTGATGCAACCAAATTGCTTCTGTGAGGCTTGGCACGCTTAATACTGCTGCTTGATCGATGATCCCCGCCTGATCAATGGCGGATCCCCAATCTTGCGCCGAACCATCTAGGAGCGGGGCTTCAGGCCCATCGATTTCAATCCGGGCATTGTCGATCCCATAGCCCCAAAGGCTGGCTAGTAGGTGCTCGATGGTTCGCACACTGGCATCACCTTGCACGAGTTCCGTCGAAAGGGTCGTTTGACCGATCGCCGTAACGCTGGCCGGAATCGCTGGTGCAGTGGCTAAGTCGGTGCGCACGAAATAACGGCCCGCATCAACGGGTGCGGGCAAAATCCGCACAGTTGTTTGGGTGCCAGAATGCAGGCCAATGCCCTGGCAAGCGATCGGTTGCGCCAGGGTGCGTTGGGGCCGTGGGGTCTCGTCTTGGGAGAACGTCGATACCGCTGATTGGGCGGACATTAGAAGCGTTCTCCTAAGCCAAAGTGAAAACGACTGTCGCCTTGGTCGTTGAAGCCATAATCCACCCGAATCGGGCCAAGCGGGGATTGGACACGAACGCCGAGACCATAGCCCAAACCACTGCCGGGTTTACCGCGGAGTCCGGCCGGATTGCCGCGGACGTTATCGCCAGTGCCAAAGTCGGTCGCGGCATCAACAAATAAGGCCCCCGAGATAATGGAGAAAACGGGGAACCGATATTCGACCGAAGCCTGTAGGAAGCTTTTGCCACTGCCGACCTCGCCTTCTTCGTAACCCCGGACTGAATTACTGCCGCCGAGAGAAAAGGCTTCATAGGGGGGGAGATCGCCCAACACTGTGCCAGCTTGGATATTGAAGGCAAAGGCCTGGGGACAGCCTTTAGGGTCAACTTTGGGCCGAGCGGCCTCCACCAGCTTGGTATCAACGTCACGACAAGCCGGATTGATTTTCAGCAATCGCGTGGGCTGATAGAAGCTGTAGCTGGCCCGTAAGCGATTGAAGAAAATGCTGCCGCGTCCGAGGGGAATTGATTGTTCTGTGCCGATCCGGAAAAGCGAACCACTGGTGGGTGTCAATCGATTATTCCGGCGGTCCCGCACCAGGCCAAACTGCAGCGTAAACAGGTCATCTTTGCTTTCACCGCTAAAGCTGAGGTCGCGCCCAAACCCGACGATGGTTCCCGCATCATTGGTCTGGGGCGAATTCGGATTGATTAAATCACCATCGGCATCTTGCAAGCGGACTTCCTGATAGCGCAGTCCCAAAGATGCCGTCCATTCGGCGCGTTTGAAGACGTCTTTGGACAATGGCCGGGTAAAGCTAATACCCCCACCAGTGCGGACGACACGGGGGCGATCGCGCTCTGTGCCATCGTTGACAATCCGGATTTCATCATCTCCACCATCAAAGATCAGGGAGATATTGCGGCGGCGGAAACCATTAACGGTATAGGCCGTCCGGAAGGGGTCGCCGCCAATCCAAGGATCGCTAAAGCTAACATCAAAGAGCAGTTCCCGCTGACCGAGCTGAATTTCGGAACCCAGGCGTTGGTTGTTGCCACCGAGATTTTGCTGTTGATAGCTGACAGTTCCAAATAGACCACTGGCCGAACTAATACCGGCACCGGCGGCAATGTTGCTAGAACTGCGTTCGGCGACATTGATAATCACATTGACCTTACGCGGATCTTCGCCAGGATTGAGTTCGAGTTTAATGTCTTCAAAAATCCCGAGGCCAAATACCCGTT
This window of the Romeriopsis navalis LEGE 11480 genome carries:
- a CDS encoding BamA/TamA family outer membrane protein, with amino-acid sequence LPPTEIQLPPSANPGTPGSTPAPTGEAPAPRVLVAEVAVQGATGPLEDEVYRTIRTRPGQTTTRTQLQEDINAVFATGYFANVQASPEDTPLGVRVTFVVEPNPVLKTVKVQGNQAISSEEIDQIFNAQYGSTLNLRQLQQGIQTLTKRYQDAGYVLAQVVDVPKISPEGVVTLELAEGEVESVQIKYINKEGSSKDAEGNPIRGRTRDFIVTREMETKPGNTFNRKIAERDLQRVFGLGIFEDIKLELNPGEDPRKVNVIINVAERSSSNIAAGAGISSASGLFGTVSYQQQNLGGNNQRLGSEIQLGQRELLFDVSFSDPWIGGDPFRTAYTVNGFRRRNISLIFDGGDDEIRIVNDGTERDRPRVVRTGGGISFTRPLSKDVFKRAEWTASLGLRYQEVRLQDADGDLINPNSPQTNDAGTIVGFGRDLSFSGESKDDLFTLQFGLVRDRRNNRLTPTSGSLFRIGTEQSIPLGRGSIFFNRLRASYSFYQPTRLLKINPACRDVDTKLVEAARPKVDPKGCPQAFAFNIQAGTVLGDLPPYEAFSLGGSNSVRGYEEGEVGSGKSFLQASVEYRFPVFSIISGALFVDAATDFGTGDNVRGNPAGLRGKPGSGLGYGLGVRVQSPLGPIRVDYGFNDQGDSRFHFGLGERF
- the lpxC gene encoding UDP-3-O-acyl-N-acetylglucosamine deacetylase — protein: MSAQSAVSTFSQDETPRPQRTLAQPIACQGIGLHSGTQTTVRILPAPVDAGRYFVRTDLATAPAIPASVTAIGQTTLSTELVQGDASVRTIEHLLASLWGYGIDNARIEIDGPEAPLLDGSAQDWGSAIDQAGIIDQAAVLSVPSLTEAIWLHQDDLFVAAIPAPVMKFSYGIEFDLSAIGKQWHSWIPSQESFATDIAPARTFGLAHQIEQLQQAGLIKGGSLDNALVCGPDGWLNPPLRFTNEPARHKLLDLVGDLSLVGILPIGHYLAYKASHHLHTQLAQKIVAMTV